A window of the Schlesneria paludicola DSM 18645 genome harbors these coding sequences:
- a CDS encoding ABC transporter ATP-binding protein has protein sequence MSDENRSDAIVIEHLSKAYGPKWAVRDLNLRIPSGCVYGFLGRNGAGKSTTIKMLTGMAPPDAGRVLLLGEDITSLSPQTRSRIAYMAEGHPLYSWMTIGQIVQFTRPFYENWDQSLVDQILDHFELSRKQKCGRLSRGQQAQVSLALAMAPDPELLILDDPTLGLDTVVRRDFLEALIQLIQSRGRTIFFSSHVLGDVERVANRIGIMMGGVLRVDCPTETFRESVRKVVLGFDTDPPDFPECAGLVNWRRVGLELELVVVEWGPTQQAIADSLEPRWIDVTTLNLEDAFIEYTRGNKRSMPLFNRETNRVDSTVVERTA, from the coding sequence ATGTCTGATGAAAATCGTTCTGACGCGATTGTGATTGAACATCTATCGAAGGCCTACGGTCCCAAATGGGCCGTGCGTGACTTGAATCTGCGGATTCCGTCCGGCTGCGTCTACGGGTTTCTTGGTCGCAACGGGGCCGGGAAATCCACCACGATCAAGATGCTGACGGGAATGGCACCGCCGGACGCAGGGCGAGTCTTGTTGCTGGGCGAAGACATCACCTCCCTGTCGCCGCAGACGCGGTCGCGCATCGCATATATGGCAGAAGGCCATCCGCTGTATTCCTGGATGACCATCGGACAGATCGTGCAGTTCACGCGTCCGTTCTACGAGAACTGGGATCAGTCGCTCGTCGATCAGATTCTCGATCACTTCGAATTATCGCGAAAACAAAAGTGTGGCCGCCTATCCCGTGGACAGCAGGCGCAGGTCTCGCTCGCTCTGGCCATGGCGCCCGATCCAGAACTCTTGATTCTGGATGATCCCACGCTCGGTCTCGATACGGTCGTGCGACGCGATTTTCTCGAAGCGCTCATTCAACTGATCCAAAGTCGCGGCCGTACCATCTTTTTCAGTTCACACGTGCTAGGTGATGTTGAACGTGTCGCCAACCGGATTGGGATCATGATGGGTGGGGTGTTGCGCGTTGATTGTCCGACCGAAACGTTCCGCGAATCGGTTCGTAAGGTCGTCCTTGGATTTGACACTGATCCGCCGGATTTCCCCGAATGCGCCGGACTGGTGAACTGGCGACGCGTTGGCCTGGAATTGGAGCTCGTCGTCGTCGAGTGGGGCCCGACGCAGCAAGCGATCGCCGATTCGCTCGAACCTCGCTGGATCGACGTGACGACGCTCAATCTGGAAGACGCCTTTATCGAATACACGCGTGGAAACAAGCGTTCAATGCCGCTCTTTAACAGGGAGACGAACCGTGTGGACAGCACTGTTGTCGAAAGAACTGCGTGA
- a CDS encoding GntR family transcriptional regulator has product MDFSVDAASRTPIYRQLAEQIRSAIARGRLQPNARLPSVRDLSRRLVINPNTVARVYTELERDGLLTTRHGLGVFVAPYGSDLTKKARRERLVALLDGFFTEAVLLGFTADEVRELVNERIAQFQWQAGV; this is encoded by the coding sequence ATGGACTTCAGTGTTGATGCGGCAAGCCGGACGCCAATCTACCGGCAACTTGCAGAACAGATTCGATCGGCGATTGCACGAGGGCGGTTGCAGCCGAACGCCCGCTTGCCCTCGGTTCGCGATTTGTCGCGGCGATTGGTCATCAATCCGAACACGGTCGCTCGAGTTTATACGGAATTGGAACGCGACGGCTTGCTGACCACGCGGCATGGTCTTGGTGTCTTCGTCGCACCGTACGGAAGCGACTTGACGAAAAAGGCCCGCCGGGAACGACTGGTCGCGTTGTTGGATGGCTTCTTCACCGAGGCCGTGCTTTTGGGGTTCACTGCAGACGAAGTCCGGGAACTCGTCAACGAGCGAATTGCGCAGTTTCAGTGGCAGGCGGGAGTGTAA
- a CDS encoding VIT domain-containing protein, translating to MMRRFVIALTWLFGCLNSVLDAQGVLIAPDKPVSLPRPALNTGHAPFRPPVSGSYKIKQLRVDARIVDQVARVQVSQTFANTGTSPMEVQFLFPLPYESAIDQLTLLVDGKEWSGRLLPATEARSIYESIVRSNRDPALLEWIGSGLFQTRVFPVPVGTERVVTLNYNQLLKKDHGLTDFAFPLSTAKYTSRAIENVEVRIAIESTVDLKNIYSPTQTVDIKRTDARHAVVSYSRSNDVPVTDFRLLFDVGQGAVGANVISYKPKANEDGYFLMLASPEVKSTDTTRIRKTLIFVVDRSGSMSGKKFEQACAALRFVLNNLHEGDLFNIIAYDGTVESFRPELEKYNDETRRAALGFVQGLHAGGGTNIQGALTTALSQLKDTSVPNYVLFLTDGLPTVGVVNEAQLCQSTKAANQVHARILTFGVGYDVNARLLDRIARDGFGLSESVRPDEDIEAHVSTVYRGISSPVLTNATVQFQLDGFKPENGPAVNRTYPHGTFDLFEGQQLVIVGRYQNPGHARVQLNGQVNGQPQSFEFSAMLNPVSDDQNFAFIEKLWGLRRIGEIIDQIDLSGKNDELVKELVELSTRHGILTPYTSFLADETVRPSVTSFEILKRTNTNLQQLEDVSGVSGVTQRSLKSSLQNAANSVVPAAPVLVAESQGQPSSAATSRSRLSPAQGPPGNPAASAGTVRQHGNQGVYLRRSPGGGKQILVTTETAEVDLERDKGQIEFIERYSDSYFTLIKANSVVENQILSQQGDDEQLLLKLRGKLVLIR from the coding sequence ATGATGCGTCGATTCGTCATCGCCTTGACCTGGCTCTTCGGGTGCTTGAACTCGGTTCTCGATGCGCAGGGAGTGCTTATCGCACCGGACAAACCGGTTTCCTTGCCACGGCCCGCCTTGAACACGGGGCACGCGCCCTTTCGTCCGCCTGTCAGCGGTTCGTACAAGATCAAGCAACTGCGTGTCGACGCACGAATCGTCGATCAAGTTGCTCGGGTGCAGGTCTCGCAAACATTTGCGAATACTGGCACCAGTCCGATGGAAGTTCAGTTTCTGTTTCCTCTTCCATACGAAAGCGCGATTGATCAACTCACACTGCTCGTTGACGGTAAAGAGTGGTCAGGTCGATTGCTGCCAGCGACCGAAGCGCGGTCGATTTACGAATCGATCGTGCGATCCAATCGAGACCCTGCTCTGCTCGAATGGATCGGATCTGGACTGTTCCAGACGCGGGTGTTTCCCGTGCCAGTCGGGACGGAACGGGTCGTGACACTGAACTACAATCAGTTACTGAAGAAAGATCATGGCCTGACAGACTTTGCATTCCCCCTGAGCACCGCCAAATACACCTCGCGAGCCATTGAAAACGTCGAAGTCCGGATCGCGATCGAGTCGACCGTTGACCTGAAGAACATTTATTCACCGACCCAGACGGTCGACATCAAGCGTACGGATGCCCGGCATGCGGTTGTGTCCTACTCACGCTCCAACGATGTCCCTGTGACCGATTTTCGACTCTTGTTTGACGTCGGCCAAGGGGCCGTCGGTGCGAATGTCATCAGCTACAAGCCGAAGGCGAATGAAGACGGGTATTTTCTGATGCTGGCCAGCCCCGAGGTGAAATCGACGGACACGACGCGAATCAGAAAGACATTAATTTTCGTCGTGGATCGATCGGGAAGCATGAGCGGAAAAAAGTTTGAGCAGGCCTGCGCCGCATTGCGATTCGTCCTGAATAATCTTCACGAGGGGGATCTATTCAACATCATTGCCTATGACGGAACTGTGGAATCATTCCGGCCCGAATTGGAGAAATACAACGACGAAACACGTCGGGCGGCGCTGGGCTTTGTACAAGGCCTTCACGCAGGCGGCGGAACCAACATTCAAGGAGCCCTGACGACGGCACTCAGCCAACTGAAGGACACCAGCGTCCCGAACTATGTTCTGTTTTTGACCGACGGGTTGCCGACAGTCGGCGTTGTCAACGAAGCGCAACTGTGCCAAAGCACGAAGGCCGCAAATCAGGTCCACGCCCGGATTCTCACATTCGGAGTGGGCTACGATGTGAATGCTCGATTGCTCGACCGAATCGCACGAGACGGCTTCGGGCTGTCCGAGTCTGTGCGACCTGATGAGGATATCGAGGCACATGTCAGCACCGTCTATCGCGGAATCAGTTCCCCTGTGCTGACAAATGCGACGGTCCAGTTTCAGTTGGACGGATTCAAGCCCGAGAATGGCCCCGCAGTCAATCGCACATACCCTCATGGCACGTTCGATTTGTTTGAAGGGCAACAACTGGTGATCGTGGGACGGTATCAGAATCCAGGTCACGCCCGCGTGCAGCTCAACGGACAAGTGAATGGCCAACCTCAATCCTTCGAGTTTTCGGCGATGCTGAATCCCGTCAGCGACGACCAAAACTTTGCGTTCATCGAAAAACTTTGGGGTCTGCGGCGTATCGGTGAAATCATTGATCAAATCGACTTGTCGGGAAAGAACGACGAGCTCGTTAAGGAACTGGTCGAGCTTTCGACCAGGCACGGGATTTTGACCCCCTACACGTCGTTTTTGGCGGACGAAACGGTACGCCCCTCGGTGACCAGTTTTGAAATCCTCAAACGAACCAACACGAATCTGCAGCAGCTGGAGGACGTGTCGGGTGTTTCCGGTGTCACCCAGCGTTCCCTGAAGTCGTCGCTGCAGAACGCGGCGAATTCCGTTGTGCCAGCCGCACCGGTGCTCGTCGCTGAATCACAGGGCCAGCCCTCGTCCGCAGCGACTTCACGATCGCGTTTGAGCCCGGCTCAAGGCCCCCCCGGAAATCCTGCTGCGTCGGCGGGGACCGTGCGCCAGCATGGAAATCAGGGCGTGTATCTCCGTCGGTCACCCGGTGGCGGCAAGCAGATTCTCGTGACGACGGAAACAGCAGAAGTCGATCTGGAGCGGGATAAAGGTCAGATCGAGTTCATCGAACGGTATAGCGATTCCTATTTTACGCTCATCAAGGCGAACAGCGTCGTCGAGAACCAAATTCTCAGCCAGCAGGGGGACGATGAGCAACTGCTGCTCAAGCTTCGAGGAAAGCTTGTTCTGATTCGGTGA
- a CDS encoding isochorismatase family protein, producing MNPPRSHELLSRRSSRLLVVDVQEKLAAAMSSDTQQDLFESCRFLCQGAQILQVPVTLTEQYPQGLGPTVASLIEFTETRHAKKRFSALECTGWPTAAEAIDDRFQIVVAGMETHVCVQQTVLDLLAAGYQTYVAVDALAARNQLDHEIAIQRMANSGAILTTAESVIFEWCETADAAEFKQISALIKSRAT from the coding sequence ATGAATCCACCAAGAAGCCACGAACTGCTCAGCCGTCGCTCAAGCCGACTGCTCGTTGTCGATGTCCAGGAAAAACTGGCAGCGGCCATGTCCTCGGACACACAGCAAGACTTGTTTGAATCGTGCCGATTTCTCTGTCAAGGTGCACAGATTCTGCAGGTCCCCGTCACCCTGACCGAGCAATATCCACAAGGGCTCGGCCCCACGGTTGCCTCGCTGATCGAATTCACCGAAACGCGGCACGCCAAGAAACGCTTCAGCGCGCTCGAATGCACCGGATGGCCCACCGCTGCGGAAGCGATCGATGATCGCTTCCAGATTGTGGTGGCCGGCATGGAGACCCATGTCTGTGTCCAACAGACGGTTCTTGATCTCCTCGCGGCGGGGTATCAGACGTATGTGGCCGTCGATGCGCTTGCGGCGCGAAATCAGCTCGACCACGAAATTGCCATTCAGAGGATGGCAAACTCGGGCGCGATTCTTACCACGGCCGAAAGCGTCATCTTTGAATGGTGCGAGACCGCTGATGCCGCGGAGTTCAAACAGATCAGCGCTCTGATCAAATCGCGAGCCACGTAA